In one Nicotiana tomentosiformis chromosome 6, ASM39032v3, whole genome shotgun sequence genomic region, the following are encoded:
- the LOC138894853 gene encoding uncharacterized protein — protein sequence MGDKVRWPKEMRSNPNRRNLDFWCEFHNDHDHRISDCRLLQGEVEHLLKQGYLTELLSEKGKQAYMKNRQEPPRPPSPKRTVNVINGGEEVNDITYTAARKITKFTITHGKRTRQTMEDDNITFDDALVISLLIHDTNVKRVLIDPGSSVNIILLRVVNKMLMGDRVVPKARSLSRFDNSTVITKGEIGQSTYAEGVIKETKFQVIDTDMAYNVILERLWIHDMDVVPSILHQVIKFPSKWGIQQIRG from the coding sequence ATGGGGGATAAGGTACGATGGCCTAAAGAGATGAGATCAAATCCAAATAGAAGAAACCTAGACTTTTGGTGCGAGTTCCATAATGACCACGACCATAGAATATCAGACTGCAGATTATTACAAGGTGAGGTGGAACATTTATTGAAGCAGGGCTATCTGACGGAATTGCTCAGTGAGAAAGGAAAACAAGCTTACATGAAAAATAGGCAAGAGCCCCCAAGACCTCCATCTCCAAAGAGAACAGTAAATGTGATAAACGGCGGAGAAGAAGTCAACGACATAACCTATACAGCTGCGAGAAAAATAACAAAGTTCACAATAACTCACGGGAAGCGAACTCGCCAAACTATGGAAGACGACAACATAACCTTTgacgatgcattggtaatatctttacttatacatgatactaacgtaaaacgagttttgattgaccCAGGTAGCTCCGTGAACATCATTCTATTACGAGTGGTGAACAAAATGCTGATGGGCGATCGTGTAGTTCCAAAAGCACGTTCCTTATCTCGGTTTGATAACTCAACCGTTATTACAAAGGGAGAGATTGGACAAAGCACATACGCAGAAGGGGTCATCAAAGAAACAAAATTTCAAGTGATAGACACGGATATGGCCTATAATGTGATTCTTGAGAGGCTgtggattcatgatatggatgtTGTGCCATCCATATTACATCAGGTTATCAAATTCCCTTCAAAATGGGGAATTCAACAAATTCGAGGATAG